One window of Triticum dicoccoides isolate Atlit2015 ecotype Zavitan chromosome 5A, WEW_v2.0, whole genome shotgun sequence genomic DNA carries:
- the LOC119296826 gene encoding translation initiation factor IF-2-like, with translation MARKLMYPRILAVLALVMATAWTPCSADTTVPTMSPAAARGDNAPVRAAASAPVSSTVAVPAAGAATTQATAMTSKKIPLAPPDVVEPAAEVVSALPVPVPETLPSAEGLGFGSSGFNGGQGGFGCCGGFGYNGGLGYNNGPLFFNSAPARRLSLTSMATGNGLAALLVAGAAAMFYV, from the coding sequence ATGGCACGCAAGCTCATGTACCCACGGATCCTCGCAGTGCTCGCACTCGTCATGGCGACGGCGTGGACGCCGTGCTCCGCGGACACCACGGTGCCAACGATGTCCCCAGCAGCGGCAAGGGGAGACAACGCACCCGTCCGAGCTGCTGCAAGTGCGCCGGTAAGTTCAACAGTCGCCGTACCTGCAGCCGGTGCAGCGACAACGCAAGCCACGGCCATGACGTCCAAGAAGATCCCGTTGGCGCCACCAGACGTGGTCGAGCCGGCAGCGGAGGTGGTGTCGGCGCTGCCGGTGCCGGTCCCCGAGACTCTTCCCAGCGCAGAAGGCCTTGGCTTCGGCAGCAGCGGGTTCAACGGTGGCCAGGGCGGCTTCGGATGCTGCGGAGGTTTCGGGTACAACGGTGGGCTCGGCTACAATAACGGACCGTTGTTCTTCAACTCGGCGCCGGCGAGAAGATTGAGCCTGACGAGCATGGCGACCGGAAATGGCCTCGCGGCTCTGCTGGTTGCTGGTGCTGCGGCGATGTTTTATGTGTGA